One Osmerus eperlanus chromosome 23, fOsmEpe2.1, whole genome shotgun sequence DNA segment encodes these proteins:
- the spata6l gene encoding spermatogenesis associated 6-like protein isoform X3, with the protein MRQFRKSGCLPPVFPLLFREKMTFEKIFKYAVDPGDVVAMLEDETVKVELVQLIPPVGESLACFEEDARRFLFPEPKLVPSFSGVDREVLMTRSFTFPGISPRFEFSTRTTISECSADAETNFHRNVPLRSVPKKRSTKRSCKQKCVSPKRAGSPLLERRMGRRGRERQRLSTPLAQEIRRSRSLPLYVAGHLSWHGNTQRLAQLTLDSPTCSWDDASSETPDPMRESWPKARRSSSPVLTPQLPTRLHNPSPGWPKSRQGQGGTGDQISSDTEDPLGDSTGHGNQPPFRGSNPSTLWRSYRELSSHNGSYSSSQGTWEEIQQRVRGLLTTPRAVHRLAFGATHSEVNEVLARRSISPGPSQRTLRTP; encoded by the exons ATGAGACAATTCCGAAAATCAGGGTGTCTCCCCCCTGTTTTTCCTCTACTTTTTAGGGAGAAGATGACGTTTGAGAAG ATTTTCAAGTATGCAGTTGACCCTGGAGATGTGGTAGCGATGCTGGAAG ATGAAACTGTCAAAGTTGAATTGGTACAGCTTATTCCACCAG TGGGGGAGTCCCTTGCATGCTTTGAGGAGGATGCCCGCCGGTTCCTGTTCCCTGAGCCCAAACTGGTCCCCTCTTTCTCTGGAGTAGACCGAGAAGTTCTTATGACTCGCTCTTTCACCTTCCCT GGAATTTCTCCAAGGTTTGAGTTTTCCACCAGAACTACCATAAGCGAGTGCTCGGCCGATGCTGAAACCAACTTTCACCGGAACGTTCCTCTG AGATCGGTGCCAAAGAAGCGTTCAACAAAGAGGTCTTGCAAGCAGAAGTGCGTGTCACCAAAAAGAGCTGGTTctcccctgctggagaggagaATGGGTAGGAGGGGCAGAGAGCGGCAGAGACTATCTACTCCGTTGGCACAGGAGATACGGAGGTCACGTTCCCTCCCCCTGTACGTGGCCGGCCATCTCAGctggcacggaaacacacagcGGCTGGCCCAGCTCACCCTAGACTCCCCGACATGCAGCTGGGACGATGCCTCCTCAGAGACACCTGATCCT ATGAGGGAGTCCTGGCCTAAAGCCAGGCGCTCCTCCTCGCCCGTTCTCACCCCCCAGCTTCCAACCAGGCTACACAACCCTTCTCCCGGTTGGCCCAAGTCCAGACAAGGTCAAGGCGGCACAGGAGATCAAATCTCCTCAGACACAGAGGATCCCCTGGGGGACTCCACAGGTCATGGGAACCAGCCCCCCTTCAGGGGatccaacccctccaccctgtggCGCTCCTACAGGGAACTCTCCAGCCACAACGG GTCATACTCCAGTTCTCAGGGAACCTGGGAGGAAATCCAACAGCGTGTGAGAGGACTCCTCACCACCCCAAGAGCAGTACACAGACTAGCATTC GGGGCCACACACTCTGAGGTAAATGAGGTGCTAGCACGGAGGTCCATCTCACCAGGTCCTTCTCAGAGAACACTAAGGACACCATAA
- the spata6l gene encoding spermatogenesis associated 6-like protein isoform X1, with product MSQKAMKVVVELHLRAVSCPGVHLTAKDDIYISLSFMRQFRKSGCLPPVFPLLFREKMTFEKIFKYAVDPGDVVAMLEDETVKVELVQLIPPVGESLACFEEDARRFLFPEPKLVPSFSGVDREVLMTRSFTFPGISPRFEFSTRTTISECSADAETNFHRNVPLRSVPKKRSTKRSCKQKCVSPKRAGSPLLERRMGRRGRERQRLSTPLAQEIRRSRSLPLYVAGHLSWHGNTQRLAQLTLDSPTCSWDDASSETPDPMRESWPKARRSSSPVLTPQLPTRLHNPSPGWPKSRQGQGGTGDQISSDTEDPLGDSTGHGNQPPFRGSNPSTLWRSYRELSSHNGSYSSSQGTWEEIQQRVRGLLTTPRAVHRLAFGATHSEVNEVLARRSISPGPSQRTLRTP from the exons ATGTCTCAAAAAGCTATGAAAGTAGTAGTAGAGCTGCATCTCAGGGCG GTATCGTGTCCTGGAGTGCACCTGACTGCCAAGGACGACATCTATATCAGTCTGAGCTTCATGAGACAATTCCGAAAATCAGGGTGTCTCCCCCCTGTTTTTCCTCTACTTTTTAGGGAGAAGATGACGTTTGAGAAG ATTTTCAAGTATGCAGTTGACCCTGGAGATGTGGTAGCGATGCTGGAAG ATGAAACTGTCAAAGTTGAATTGGTACAGCTTATTCCACCAG TGGGGGAGTCCCTTGCATGCTTTGAGGAGGATGCCCGCCGGTTCCTGTTCCCTGAGCCCAAACTGGTCCCCTCTTTCTCTGGAGTAGACCGAGAAGTTCTTATGACTCGCTCTTTCACCTTCCCT GGAATTTCTCCAAGGTTTGAGTTTTCCACCAGAACTACCATAAGCGAGTGCTCGGCCGATGCTGAAACCAACTTTCACCGGAACGTTCCTCTG AGATCGGTGCCAAAGAAGCGTTCAACAAAGAGGTCTTGCAAGCAGAAGTGCGTGTCACCAAAAAGAGCTGGTTctcccctgctggagaggagaATGGGTAGGAGGGGCAGAGAGCGGCAGAGACTATCTACTCCGTTGGCACAGGAGATACGGAGGTCACGTTCCCTCCCCCTGTACGTGGCCGGCCATCTCAGctggcacggaaacacacagcGGCTGGCCCAGCTCACCCTAGACTCCCCGACATGCAGCTGGGACGATGCCTCCTCAGAGACACCTGATCCT ATGAGGGAGTCCTGGCCTAAAGCCAGGCGCTCCTCCTCGCCCGTTCTCACCCCCCAGCTTCCAACCAGGCTACACAACCCTTCTCCCGGTTGGCCCAAGTCCAGACAAGGTCAAGGCGGCACAGGAGATCAAATCTCCTCAGACACAGAGGATCCCCTGGGGGACTCCACAGGTCATGGGAACCAGCCCCCCTTCAGGGGatccaacccctccaccctgtggCGCTCCTACAGGGAACTCTCCAGCCACAACGG GTCATACTCCAGTTCTCAGGGAACCTGGGAGGAAATCCAACAGCGTGTGAGAGGACTCCTCACCACCCCAAGAGCAGTACACAGACTAGCATTC GGGGCCACACACTCTGAGGTAAATGAGGTGCTAGCACGGAGGTCCATCTCACCAGGTCCTTCTCAGAGAACACTAAGGACACCATAA
- the LOC134009711 gene encoding uncharacterized protein LOC134009711 isoform X1, whose amino-acid sequence MSVDEFCRFCHKNLKIKGVFSQSTKIFEKTSNAKTVFDRLIDLGLTLKRSPEKSIRTCRRCTSILSRIERDLPVFRKWEEEEKQSDSSEQASAPKAADQSNWDPPASKMPRRVLHKFWPNPPAPNQTRISMSARRSITEVMTHYPSSKTVCNVCHPDDAGIVNNISKKNWKTAAGLMMRHKDLVEEIKVKILELVQHECKTLCNPSQGFILWRSSPEDLKSFSFSSLESDLNRLSPFLLSIFSTATNHSLPSTCAAAAIAVRGREPRMSAFSYYLNSILLHGGARKAVFKKLSKMAITTTHCHAVGKLKEFPHTCGEGLQLLEVQKEVLPTSGADGLTDSAGQDDEGIDLGGAIGTHRQRDSQLKHDLVDSSGSQAGQMCQEKRQKRRQEQSTQEEEGAEWVSRKRLRSEVQPSPLRLVVDCSFDSLMMFKDVRKLHKQIQRCYAENRRTLHPVQFYLTSLGGQLKQNMDETDKGWVNWKDITIKTEHYHEVIPREELVYLTSDSPNVLTELDDTKAYVIGGLVDHNHHKGISFERAKELGIQHAQLPLESFVKMNSRKVLAVNHVFEIILAYMEMGDWQEAFFTVLSQRNGAVPVDQNGQAVEDKEDDDSDRESDGTNTVKDNTSSMPDQQEGANEQIEAK is encoded by the exons ATGTCTGTGGACGAATTTTGCCGTTTTTGCCATAAGAATTTGAAAATAAAAGGTGTGTTTAGTCAGTCAacaaaaatatttgaaaaaacaTCAAATGCCAAAACCGTTTTTGATCGACTAATTGATCTAGGATTGACTTTGAAAAGAAGTCCCGAAAAATCTATACGAACTTGCCGAAGGTGTACCAGCATACTTTCAAGAATCGAACGGGATTTACCCGTTTTCAGAAAAtgggaagaggaagaaaaacaaTCCGATTCGAGTGAACAAGCGTCGGCACCAAAAGCAGCAGATCAAAGTAATTGGGACCCTCCTGCTTCAAAGATGCCGAGGAGGGTTCTTCATAAATTTTGGCCCAATCCGCCAGCTCCAAATCAGACCAGAATATCCATGTCTGCACGGCGAAGTATTACCGAG GTCATGACCCATTACCCATCAAGCAAAACGGTCTGCAATGTCTGCCATCCAGATGATGCTGGGATTGTGAACAACATCAGCAAGAAGAACTGGAAAACAGCTGCTGGCTTGATGATGAGACACAAGGACCTTGTGGAAGAAATCAAAGTTAAAATTCTTGAGCTAGTTCAGCATGAATGCAAAACCCTCTGCAACCCTAGCCAGGGTTTCATTCTGTGGAGGTCATCACCTGAGGATCTGAAGTCTTTTTCATTTTCCAGTTTAGAGTCAGATCTCAACCGTCTTTCGCCATTCCTGTTATCCATCTTTTCAACTGCCACCAACCATTCTCTTCCTTCCACTTGTGCTGCGGCTGCTATCGctgtgagaggaagagaaccTCGCATGTCTGCCTTTTCTTATTACCTAAATAGCATACTACTGCATGGCGGGGCAAGGAAGGCCGTTTTTAAGAAGCTGAGCAAAATGGCCATTACAACCACTCACTGTCATGCAGTAGGGAAGCTGAAGGAGTTTCCACACACTTGTGGGGAGGGTCTTCAGCTGTTGGAGGTGCAGAAAGAGGTGCTCCCGACCTCAGGAGCAGATGGGCTCACTGATTCTGCTGGCCAAGATGATGAGGGCATTGACCTCGGGGGTGCGattggcacacacagacagagggattCTCAACTAAAACATGACCTTGTAGACTCATCTGGTTCCCAGGCTGG GCAGATGTGccaggaaaagagacaaaagagGCGACAGGAGCAATCAActcaagaggaagagggagctgAATGGGTGAGCCGCAAGCGTCTACGCAGTGAGGTGCAGCCCAGTCCTCTGAGACTAGTGGTGGACTGCAGCTTTGACAGCCTCATGATGTTCAAG GACGTGAGGAAGCTCCACAAGCAAATCCAGAGGTGCTATGCAGAGAATCGACGAACTTTACACCCTGTACAGTTTTATTTAACTAGTCTCGGTGGACAGTTAAAACAAAACATGGATGAAACTGACAAAGGATGGGTGAATTGGAAG GATATAACTATCAAAACGGAGCACTACCATGAAGTCATACCCAGAGAGGAGCTAGTGTACCTCACCTCTGACTCCCCAAATGTGCTGACTGAACTGGACGACACCAAAGCCTATGTCATCGGAGGCCTGGTtgaccacaaccaccacaaG GGGATCTCCTTTGAGAGAGCCAAGGAGCTGGGGATTCAGCATGCACAGCTCCCTCTAGAAAGCTTCGTCAAGATGAACAGCCGGAAAGTGCTCGCAGTCAATCACG TATTTGAGATCATTCTGGCATATATGGAGATGGGTGATTGGCAAGAGGCCTTCTTCACAGTCCTGTCTCAGAGGAATGGGGCGGTTCCTGTTGACCAGAATGGACAAGCAGTGGAAGACAAGGAGGACGACGATtcagacagagagtcagacGGGACCAACACTGTCAAAGATAATACATCAAGCATGCCGGACCAACAAGAAGGAGCAAATGAACAAATAGAAGCAAAATGA
- the LOC134009711 gene encoding tRNA methyltransferase 10 homolog A-like isoform X3, with protein MCQEKRQKRRQEQSTQEEEGAEWVSRKRLRSEVQPSPLRLVVDCSFDSLMMFKDVRKLHKQIQRCYAENRRTLHPVQFYLTSLGGQLKQNMDETDKGWVNWKDITIKTEHYHEVIPREELVYLTSDSPNVLTELDDTKAYVIGGLVDHNHHKGISFERAKELGIQHAQLPLESFVKMNSRKVLAVNHVFEIILAYMEMGDWQEAFFTVLSQRNGAVPVDQNGQAVEDKEDDDSDRESDGTNTVKDNTSSMPDQQEGANEQIEAK; from the exons ATGTGccaggaaaagagacaaaagagGCGACAGGAGCAATCAActcaagaggaagagggagctgAATGGGTGAGCCGCAAGCGTCTACGCAGTGAGGTGCAGCCCAGTCCTCTGAGACTAGTGGTGGACTGCAGCTTTGACAGCCTCATGATGTTCAAG GACGTGAGGAAGCTCCACAAGCAAATCCAGAGGTGCTATGCAGAGAATCGACGAACTTTACACCCTGTACAGTTTTATTTAACTAGTCTCGGTGGACAGTTAAAACAAAACATGGATGAAACTGACAAAGGATGGGTGAATTGGAAG GATATAACTATCAAAACGGAGCACTACCATGAAGTCATACCCAGAGAGGAGCTAGTGTACCTCACCTCTGACTCCCCAAATGTGCTGACTGAACTGGACGACACCAAAGCCTATGTCATCGGAGGCCTGGTtgaccacaaccaccacaaG GGGATCTCCTTTGAGAGAGCCAAGGAGCTGGGGATTCAGCATGCACAGCTCCCTCTAGAAAGCTTCGTCAAGATGAACAGCCGGAAAGTGCTCGCAGTCAATCACG TATTTGAGATCATTCTGGCATATATGGAGATGGGTGATTGGCAAGAGGCCTTCTTCACAGTCCTGTCTCAGAGGAATGGGGCGGTTCCTGTTGACCAGAATGGACAAGCAGTGGAAGACAAGGAGGACGACGATtcagacagagagtcagacGGGACCAACACTGTCAAAGATAATACATCAAGCATGCCGGACCAACAAGAAGGAGCAAATGAACAAATAGAAGCAAAATGA
- the LOC134009711 gene encoding uncharacterized protein LOC134009711 isoform X2, giving the protein MSVDEFCRFCHKNLKIKGVFSQSTKIFEKTSNAKTVFDRLIDLGLTLKRSPEKSIRTCRRCTSILSRIERDLPVFRKWEEEEKQSDSSEQASAPKAADQSNWDPPASKMPRRVLHKFWPNPPAPNQTRISMSARRSITEVMTHYPSSKTVCNVCHPDDAGIVNNISKKNWKTAAGLMMRHKDLVEEIKVKILELVQHECKTLCNPSQGFILWRSSPEDLKSFSFSSLESDLNRLSPFLLSIFSTATNHSLPSTCAAAAIAVRGREPRMSAFSYYLNSILLHGGARKAVFKKLSKMAITTTHCHAVGKLKEFPHTCGEGLQLLEVQKEVLPTSGADGLTDSAGQDDEGIDLGGAIGTHRQRDSQLKHDLVDSSGSQAGQMCQEKRQKRRQEQSTQEEEGAEWVSRKRLRSEVQPSPLRLVVDCSFDSLMMFKDVRKLHKQIQRCYAENRRTLHPVQFYLTSLGGQLKQNMDETDKGWVNWKDITIKTEHYHEVIPREELVYLTSDSPNVLTELDDTKAYVIGGLVDHNHHKGISFERAKELGIQHAQLPLESFVKMNSRKVLAVNHELLQRASGRLPVHNQCRDPYLPHLQVAE; this is encoded by the exons ATGTCTGTGGACGAATTTTGCCGTTTTTGCCATAAGAATTTGAAAATAAAAGGTGTGTTTAGTCAGTCAacaaaaatatttgaaaaaacaTCAAATGCCAAAACCGTTTTTGATCGACTAATTGATCTAGGATTGACTTTGAAAAGAAGTCCCGAAAAATCTATACGAACTTGCCGAAGGTGTACCAGCATACTTTCAAGAATCGAACGGGATTTACCCGTTTTCAGAAAAtgggaagaggaagaaaaacaaTCCGATTCGAGTGAACAAGCGTCGGCACCAAAAGCAGCAGATCAAAGTAATTGGGACCCTCCTGCTTCAAAGATGCCGAGGAGGGTTCTTCATAAATTTTGGCCCAATCCGCCAGCTCCAAATCAGACCAGAATATCCATGTCTGCACGGCGAAGTATTACCGAG GTCATGACCCATTACCCATCAAGCAAAACGGTCTGCAATGTCTGCCATCCAGATGATGCTGGGATTGTGAACAACATCAGCAAGAAGAACTGGAAAACAGCTGCTGGCTTGATGATGAGACACAAGGACCTTGTGGAAGAAATCAAAGTTAAAATTCTTGAGCTAGTTCAGCATGAATGCAAAACCCTCTGCAACCCTAGCCAGGGTTTCATTCTGTGGAGGTCATCACCTGAGGATCTGAAGTCTTTTTCATTTTCCAGTTTAGAGTCAGATCTCAACCGTCTTTCGCCATTCCTGTTATCCATCTTTTCAACTGCCACCAACCATTCTCTTCCTTCCACTTGTGCTGCGGCTGCTATCGctgtgagaggaagagaaccTCGCATGTCTGCCTTTTCTTATTACCTAAATAGCATACTACTGCATGGCGGGGCAAGGAAGGCCGTTTTTAAGAAGCTGAGCAAAATGGCCATTACAACCACTCACTGTCATGCAGTAGGGAAGCTGAAGGAGTTTCCACACACTTGTGGGGAGGGTCTTCAGCTGTTGGAGGTGCAGAAAGAGGTGCTCCCGACCTCAGGAGCAGATGGGCTCACTGATTCTGCTGGCCAAGATGATGAGGGCATTGACCTCGGGGGTGCGattggcacacacagacagagggattCTCAACTAAAACATGACCTTGTAGACTCATCTGGTTCCCAGGCTGG GCAGATGTGccaggaaaagagacaaaagagGCGACAGGAGCAATCAActcaagaggaagagggagctgAATGGGTGAGCCGCAAGCGTCTACGCAGTGAGGTGCAGCCCAGTCCTCTGAGACTAGTGGTGGACTGCAGCTTTGACAGCCTCATGATGTTCAAG GACGTGAGGAAGCTCCACAAGCAAATCCAGAGGTGCTATGCAGAGAATCGACGAACTTTACACCCTGTACAGTTTTATTTAACTAGTCTCGGTGGACAGTTAAAACAAAACATGGATGAAACTGACAAAGGATGGGTGAATTGGAAG GATATAACTATCAAAACGGAGCACTACCATGAAGTCATACCCAGAGAGGAGCTAGTGTACCTCACCTCTGACTCCCCAAATGTGCTGACTGAACTGGACGACACCAAAGCCTATGTCATCGGAGGCCTGGTtgaccacaaccaccacaaG GGGATCTCCTTTGAGAGAGCCAAGGAGCTGGGGATTCAGCATGCACAGCTCCCTCTAGAAAGCTTCGTCAAGATGAACAGCCGGAAAGTGCTCGCAGTCAATCACG AATTACTGCAGAGGGCTTCAGGCAGGTTACCTGTGCACAACCAATGCAGGGACCCATACCTTCCTCACCTTCAGGTTGCAGAGTGA
- the spata6l gene encoding spermatogenesis associated 6-like protein isoform X2, with protein sequence MSQKAMKVVVELHLRAVSCPGVHLTAKDDIYISLSFMRQFRKSGCLPPVFPLLFREKMTFEKIFKYAVDPGDVVAMLEDETVKVELVQLIPPVGESLACFEEDARRFLFPEPKLVPSFSGVDREVLMTRSFTFPGISPRFEFSTRTTISECSADAETNFHRNVPLRSVPKKRSTKRSCKQKCVSPKRAGSPLLERRMGRRGRERQRLSTPLAQEIRRSRSLPLYVAGHLSWHGNTQRLAQLTLDSPTCSWDDASSETPDPMRESWPKARRSSSPVLTPQLPTRLHNPSPGWPKSRQGQGGTGDQISSDTEDPLGDSTGHGNQPPFRGSNPSTLWRSYRELSSHNGSQGTWEEIQQRVRGLLTTPRAVHRLAFGATHSEVNEVLARRSISPGPSQRTLRTP encoded by the exons ATGTCTCAAAAAGCTATGAAAGTAGTAGTAGAGCTGCATCTCAGGGCG GTATCGTGTCCTGGAGTGCACCTGACTGCCAAGGACGACATCTATATCAGTCTGAGCTTCATGAGACAATTCCGAAAATCAGGGTGTCTCCCCCCTGTTTTTCCTCTACTTTTTAGGGAGAAGATGACGTTTGAGAAG ATTTTCAAGTATGCAGTTGACCCTGGAGATGTGGTAGCGATGCTGGAAG ATGAAACTGTCAAAGTTGAATTGGTACAGCTTATTCCACCAG TGGGGGAGTCCCTTGCATGCTTTGAGGAGGATGCCCGCCGGTTCCTGTTCCCTGAGCCCAAACTGGTCCCCTCTTTCTCTGGAGTAGACCGAGAAGTTCTTATGACTCGCTCTTTCACCTTCCCT GGAATTTCTCCAAGGTTTGAGTTTTCCACCAGAACTACCATAAGCGAGTGCTCGGCCGATGCTGAAACCAACTTTCACCGGAACGTTCCTCTG AGATCGGTGCCAAAGAAGCGTTCAACAAAGAGGTCTTGCAAGCAGAAGTGCGTGTCACCAAAAAGAGCTGGTTctcccctgctggagaggagaATGGGTAGGAGGGGCAGAGAGCGGCAGAGACTATCTACTCCGTTGGCACAGGAGATACGGAGGTCACGTTCCCTCCCCCTGTACGTGGCCGGCCATCTCAGctggcacggaaacacacagcGGCTGGCCCAGCTCACCCTAGACTCCCCGACATGCAGCTGGGACGATGCCTCCTCAGAGACACCTGATCCT ATGAGGGAGTCCTGGCCTAAAGCCAGGCGCTCCTCCTCGCCCGTTCTCACCCCCCAGCTTCCAACCAGGCTACACAACCCTTCTCCCGGTTGGCCCAAGTCCAGACAAGGTCAAGGCGGCACAGGAGATCAAATCTCCTCAGACACAGAGGATCCCCTGGGGGACTCCACAGGTCATGGGAACCAGCCCCCCTTCAGGGGatccaacccctccaccctgtggCGCTCCTACAGGGAACTCTCCAGCCACAACGG TTCTCAGGGAACCTGGGAGGAAATCCAACAGCGTGTGAGAGGACTCCTCACCACCCCAAGAGCAGTACACAGACTAGCATTC GGGGCCACACACTCTGAGGTAAATGAGGTGCTAGCACGGAGGTCCATCTCACCAGGTCCTTCTCAGAGAACACTAAGGACACCATAA